In one Pseudarthrobacter sp. NBSH8 genomic region, the following are encoded:
- the adhP gene encoding alcohol dehydrogenase AdhP, with translation MTTTMQAAVVTEFGKDLQIQTLPVPTPGRGEALVKVITTGVCHTDLHAAAGDWPVKPTPPFIPGHEGVGEVVALGEGVTDLAVGDLVGNAWLWSACGDCQYCRTGWETLCEVQKNAGYSVDGSFGEYMLVDTRFAARIPAGSDPVEIAPVLCAGVTVYKGLKMTEARPGQWVTISGIGGLGHIAVQYAVAMGLRVAAVDIADDKLALAKKHGAELTVNALHEDPAEVIQRETGGCHGVLVTAVHPSAFGQAIGMARRGGTIVFNGLPPGDFPAPIFEIVLKGLTVRGSIVGTRQDLEEALEFYAEGKIHPTVSTRELSEVNAVLDEMKHAKIDGRVVIKY, from the coding sequence ATGACGACGACAATGCAAGCAGCAGTAGTAACCGAGTTCGGCAAGGATCTTCAGATCCAGACCCTTCCCGTTCCAACCCCGGGCCGGGGTGAGGCGCTGGTCAAGGTCATCACCACCGGCGTCTGCCACACAGACCTCCACGCGGCGGCGGGCGACTGGCCGGTCAAGCCGACACCACCGTTCATCCCCGGCCACGAAGGCGTAGGGGAAGTGGTTGCCTTGGGCGAGGGTGTCACCGACCTGGCTGTCGGCGACCTCGTCGGCAACGCCTGGCTCTGGTCCGCCTGCGGCGACTGCCAGTACTGCCGTACCGGCTGGGAGACGCTGTGCGAAGTACAGAAGAACGCCGGCTACAGTGTGGACGGTTCCTTCGGGGAGTACATGCTCGTAGACACGCGCTTTGCCGCACGCATCCCGGCGGGCTCGGACCCCGTTGAAATCGCCCCGGTGCTTTGCGCCGGAGTCACGGTCTACAAGGGCCTGAAGATGACCGAAGCCAGGCCCGGACAGTGGGTCACCATTTCCGGCATCGGCGGCCTCGGACACATTGCTGTCCAGTACGCCGTGGCGATGGGCCTGCGGGTAGCAGCCGTGGATATCGCAGACGACAAACTCGCACTGGCCAAGAAGCATGGTGCGGAGCTGACCGTCAACGCGCTGCACGAAGATCCCGCCGAAGTCATCCAACGCGAAACCGGAGGTTGCCATGGAGTCCTGGTCACCGCAGTACACCCGTCTGCTTTTGGCCAGGCGATCGGCATGGCCCGTCGGGGCGGGACGATTGTGTTCAACGGCCTGCCGCCGGGCGACTTCCCGGCACCGATCTTCGAGATTGTGCTCAAGGGCCTGACCGTCCGCGGCTCGATCGTGGGGACACGGCAGGACCTGGAGGAAGCACTCGAGTTCTACGCCGAGGGCAAGATCCATCCCACGGTGTCCACCCGGGAACTCTCCGAGGTCAACGCCGTTCTTGACGAGATGAAACACGCCAAGATCGACGGCCGCGTCGTCATCAAGTACTGA